The Streptococcus sp. 29896 genome includes a region encoding these proteins:
- a CDS encoding Maf family protein: protein MKYIVDYEKAGTKPAVEKVVLLSTSPRRRQLLEFLKPEIKAVEVDERVIEERFMELFVKDDFLTRAAKTCCEISKAKSDCDLEEGTLYISADTIVVFENQVYNKPVDEAEARAMFLSYFGKKHEVVTSVCLRAKDYLEVFYTIAEIEFVDWYPDLREVVDNYLDSGSPMDKAGAYGFQELDPRFIKHVAGDVHTIIGLPVSETSRRIAT from the coding sequence ATGAAATACATTGTTGACTATGAGAAAGCAGGAACAAAGCCTGCAGTTGAGAAGGTTGTTCTCTTGAGCACTTCGCCTCGTCGCAGGCAGTTACTGGAATTTTTGAAACCGGAGATTAAGGCAGTTGAGGTAGATGAGCGGGTAATTGAAGAGCGGTTTATGGAGCTTTTTGTCAAGGATGATTTTCTGACACGAGCAGCCAAGACCTGTTGCGAGATTTCCAAGGCCAAATCAGACTGCGACCTGGAAGAGGGAACGCTCTACATCTCTGCAGATACCATTGTGGTTTTTGAAAATCAGGTTTACAACAAGCCCGTCGACGAGGCAGAAGCGCGTGCCATGTTTTTGTCCTACTTCGGTAAGAAACACGAGGTAGTGACTTCCGTTTGCTTGCGGGCAAAGGATTATCTAGAAGTTTTCTACACCATTGCAGAGATTGAATTTGTTGATTGGTATCCAGACTTGCGAGAGGTAGTTGATAACTATCTGGATTCAGGATCACCCATGGACAAGGCTGGCGCTTATGGTTTTCAGGAATTAGATCCTCGTTTTATCAAGCATGTAGCAGGCGATGTCCATACCATTATTGGTCTTCCTGTGTCAGAAACTAGCCGTCGAATTGCAACCTAA